From a region of the Nitrospira sp. genome:
- a CDS encoding 4-hydroxy-tetrahydrodipicolinate synthase, whose translation MFTGSLVAIVTPFREGKVDERALAELIEWQIANGTNGIVPCGTTGESATLSHDEHNRVIELTVEVVRRRVPVIAGTGSNSTEEAIALTQHAKQVGVDGALLITPYYNKPTQEGLYRHYKAVAETVDLPLVLYNIPGRTGVNMLPATIARLSAIKTIVGVKEGSGSVQQASDIVQMCGDRLTVLAGDDALTLPMMAVGGKGVITVTANIVPTEMADLVKAFAEGNIDEARRIHFKLSPLFAALFYETNPIPVKEALGLMGKIDPELRLPLCPMAPDTREKLIRVLKEAGLI comes from the coding sequence ATGTTTACCGGATCTCTTGTCGCTATTGTCACGCCGTTTCGAGAAGGCAAGGTTGACGAACGCGCCTTGGCTGAGCTGATCGAATGGCAAATCGCCAACGGCACCAACGGCATTGTTCCCTGTGGGACCACTGGTGAGTCGGCCACGCTTTCTCATGACGAGCATAATCGGGTGATCGAGCTGACGGTTGAAGTCGTCCGGCGGCGTGTACCCGTCATTGCTGGAACCGGCTCGAACAGCACGGAAGAGGCCATCGCGCTCACCCAGCATGCAAAACAAGTTGGTGTCGATGGGGCCTTGCTGATCACCCCCTACTACAACAAACCCACCCAGGAAGGCCTCTATCGCCACTATAAGGCGGTCGCTGAAACCGTCGACTTGCCTTTGGTCCTGTACAACATTCCTGGTCGTACCGGAGTCAACATGCTGCCGGCGACGATCGCTCGACTCTCCGCTATCAAGACAATCGTCGGAGTTAAGGAAGGAAGTGGGTCGGTCCAGCAGGCTTCGGATATCGTGCAGATGTGCGGCGACCGTCTCACCGTATTGGCCGGTGACGATGCCCTCACGCTACCGATGATGGCGGTCGGAGGAAAGGGCGTCATTACTGTCACGGCCAACATCGTGCCGACCGAAATGGCTGATCTTGTGAAGGCTTTTGCAGAAGGGAACATCGACGAAGCTCGACGGATTCATTTCAAGCTGTCTCCCCTCTTTGCCGCGTTGTTCTACGAGACCAACCCCATTCCCGTCAAGGAAGCCTTGGGACTCATGGGCAAGATTGACCCGGAATTGCGCTTGCCGCTTTGCCCAATGGCACCGGACACCCGTGAGAAGTTGATTCGCGTCTTAAAAGAAGCGG
- the argH gene encoding argininosuccinate lyase produces the protein MAKSKRHRNPAGGGKAWEGRFREKTNRLVEAFTRSVAVDSRLYAEDIAGSIAHCRTLGKARVLTPMETRAIVRGLESVKRELDRGQFTFSPQDEDIHMAIERRLTEMIGPLGGKLHTGRSRNDQVALDIRLYLRTQLDQLLEGLLGLQRVLVAKAGANRTTMMPGYTHLQRAQPVLFAHHLLAYVEMFERDKGRLHDARVRLNVMPLGSGALAGTNYPLNRRYTAELLGFPAVTMNSMDAVSDRDFVIEVASALSIMMMHLSRLSEELIVWASQEFQFVDLPDAFCTGSSMMPQKKNPDVPELVRGKTGRVYGHLVNLLTMLKALPLSYNRDLQEDKPALFDALDTVASSLRVMTELMRRLKVNREALKRALHGGGLLATELADYLVMRGVPFREAHGITGRIVRAALDRGRDVADLSIEELQTFCDRIEKGVFSRLTAAAAIDHKAQIGGTARGRVEQRLKELEQLLS, from the coding sequence ATGGCCAAGAGCAAGCGCCACCGGAATCCGGCTGGTGGGGGTAAGGCCTGGGAGGGCCGATTTCGAGAGAAGACCAATCGATTGGTCGAAGCATTTACCCGGTCGGTGGCCGTCGACAGCAGGCTGTACGCCGAGGACATCGCCGGCAGCATCGCTCATTGTAGGACACTGGGAAAAGCACGTGTCCTCACCCCGATGGAGACGCGTGCGATCGTCCGTGGTTTGGAATCAGTCAAACGAGAGTTGGACCGTGGCCAATTTACATTCTCGCCCCAGGACGAAGATATCCACATGGCGATCGAACGCCGGTTGACCGAAATGATCGGCCCATTGGGGGGGAAACTGCACACGGGCCGCAGCCGGAACGATCAAGTGGCATTAGACATTCGGCTGTATTTGCGGACGCAGCTGGACCAACTGCTTGAGGGGCTACTCGGGTTGCAACGCGTGCTGGTGGCAAAGGCTGGCGCAAACCGGACGACCATGATGCCGGGGTATACCCACTTGCAACGGGCTCAGCCTGTCCTGTTTGCACATCACTTGTTGGCGTATGTGGAGATGTTCGAACGAGACAAAGGTCGACTCCATGATGCGAGGGTCCGGCTCAATGTCATGCCACTGGGGTCGGGCGCTTTGGCCGGTACGAATTATCCGCTAAACCGACGATATACAGCTGAATTACTGGGCTTTCCCGCGGTGACCATGAACAGTATGGATGCGGTCTCCGATCGCGACTTTGTGATTGAAGTGGCCTCAGCCCTTTCGATCATGATGATGCATTTGTCACGGCTGAGTGAAGAGTTGATCGTGTGGGCTTCGCAGGAGTTTCAATTCGTTGATCTGCCGGATGCCTTCTGCACGGGAAGCAGCATGATGCCGCAGAAGAAGAATCCGGACGTCCCCGAGTTGGTCCGAGGAAAGACGGGGCGCGTATACGGGCACTTGGTCAATCTCCTGACCATGCTCAAGGCCCTGCCCTTAAGTTATAATCGAGATCTGCAAGAGGACAAGCCGGCGCTCTTTGATGCCCTCGATACGGTGGCATCCTCCCTTCGAGTGATGACGGAGTTGATGCGCCGACTCAAAGTCAACCGGGAGGCGTTGAAGCGAGCATTGCACGGAGGCGGACTGCTTGCCACGGAACTAGCCGACTACTTGGTCATGAGAGGAGTGCCTTTTCGCGAAGCCCACGGTATCACCGGACGAATTGTCCGGGCTGCCCTTGATCGAGGACGTGACGTGGCCGATTTATCGATCGAGGAGTTACAGACATTTTGTGACCGGATCGAAAAGGGAGTGTTTTCTCGGCTGACCGCCGCCGCCGCAATCGACCACAAAGCACAAATCGGCGGAACAGCCAGGGGGCGGGTTGAGCAGCGGCTCAAAGAGCTGGAGCAATTGCTGTCATGA
- a CDS encoding argininosuccinate synthase, giving the protein MKPKPIKKIVLAYSGGLDTSVILKWLQETYQAEVIAFCADLGQGEDLKAVKAKAQTLGVKKVYVEDLRETFVKDYVFPMLRGNAMYEGCYLLGTSIARPLIARRQAEIALKEGAEAVSHGATGKGNDQVRFELTYMALAPGLKIIAPWREWTMRSRRELIEYADRHGIPVTATKAKPYSTDPNLFHISYEGGILEDPWEAPPDEIFQMTVSPEKAPDTPREVEIDYEAGNPIAVDGKKMSPAGLLAHLNRLGGAHGIGRVDLVENRYVGMKSRGVYETPGGTILHVAHRGLESLTMDREVLHFRDSLIPRFADLIYNGYWFSPEREMVQTAIDEAQKDVSGTARVKLYKGSCTLVGRKSKKSLYRLDIATFEEDDVYNQKDAEGFIRLNALRLKIRAQRKKAST; this is encoded by the coding sequence ATGAAGCCAAAGCCGATCAAGAAAATTGTCCTGGCCTATTCCGGCGGACTCGACACTTCAGTCATCCTCAAGTGGTTGCAGGAAACCTATCAGGCCGAAGTCATCGCGTTTTGCGCCGACCTTGGACAGGGCGAAGATTTGAAAGCCGTCAAGGCAAAGGCCCAGACGCTCGGTGTCAAGAAGGTCTATGTCGAGGATCTGCGAGAAACCTTCGTCAAAGATTACGTGTTCCCCATGTTACGTGGAAACGCCATGTATGAGGGCTGTTATCTCCTCGGTACTTCGATCGCCCGGCCGCTGATCGCCCGCCGACAAGCGGAAATCGCCCTGAAAGAAGGAGCCGAAGCGGTGTCGCACGGAGCCACGGGAAAGGGCAATGATCAGGTACGTTTCGAGCTGACGTACATGGCGCTCGCGCCAGGCCTGAAGATCATCGCGCCTTGGCGGGAATGGACCATGCGATCTCGTCGTGAACTGATCGAGTATGCCGATCGCCACGGCATTCCCGTGACTGCGACGAAAGCCAAGCCATACAGCACAGATCCAAATCTGTTTCACATCAGTTATGAAGGCGGGATTCTCGAAGACCCATGGGAAGCGCCGCCTGACGAAATATTTCAAATGACCGTCTCGCCGGAAAAGGCACCTGATACACCGCGTGAGGTCGAGATCGACTATGAAGCGGGCAACCCCATCGCGGTCGACGGCAAAAAGATGAGCCCGGCTGGCTTGCTCGCCCATCTCAATAGATTGGGCGGCGCGCATGGGATCGGCCGGGTCGATCTGGTGGAAAACCGCTATGTCGGGATGAAGTCGCGCGGAGTCTATGAAACGCCGGGAGGGACGATTTTACACGTCGCCCACCGCGGGCTCGAATCCCTGACCATGGACCGTGAAGTCCTCCACTTCCGAGACAGTCTGATCCCTCGGTTTGCCGATCTGATTTACAACGGATATTGGTTCAGCCCTGAGCGCGAAATGGTGCAGACAGCCATCGATGAAGCGCAGAAGGACGTGAGCGGCACGGCGCGAGTGAAACTATACAAGGGAAGCTGTACGTTGGTGGGGCGCAAATCCAAAAAGTCCCTCTATCGGCTGGACATCGCAACGTTCGAGGAAGACGACGTGTACAATCAAAAAGACGCGGAGGGCTTCATTCGCCTGAACGCATTACGGCTGAAGATTCGTGCTCAGAGGAAAAAGGCGTCGACCTGA
- the argF gene encoding ornithine carbamoyltransferase, whose product MGAERYAKDLLDVATMPRQQVLDLLRLAMSLKRNQRRGTPHRLLPGKTLGLLFQKPSTRTRVSFEAGMNQLGGHALVLPMGDIQLSRGETVSDTARVLSRYLDGIVIRTYDHSIVEEWSAEASMPVINGLTDHSHPCQALSDLLTIQEIKGRLAGLSLAYIGDGNNVANSLIEAGAKMGMRVVVGCPSGYQPDQRVVDRARVEGQATGASIEVLENPLVAVKEADVLYTDVWISMGREREQTRRLRTLAPYQLNKRLLQRAKPDAIVMHCLPAHRGEEITAEVLDGPQSVVIDQAENRLHMQKAILTQLLNRKKGTR is encoded by the coding sequence ATGGGTGCCGAGCGCTACGCCAAAGATCTCTTGGACGTCGCGACGATGCCGCGGCAGCAGGTCCTCGACCTGCTGCGTTTGGCGATGTCGCTTAAGCGCAACCAGCGCCGAGGCACACCGCACCGGTTACTGCCCGGGAAAACATTGGGGCTGCTGTTTCAGAAACCGTCGACACGGACTCGCGTGTCGTTTGAGGCGGGAATGAACCAGTTGGGCGGCCACGCGCTGGTTCTTCCCATGGGAGACATTCAGCTTTCGCGTGGGGAGACGGTATCGGACACCGCACGCGTCTTGTCCCGTTACCTGGACGGTATCGTGATTCGGACCTATGACCATTCTATCGTCGAAGAGTGGTCGGCTGAAGCCAGTATGCCGGTTATTAACGGGCTGACGGACCATAGCCATCCCTGTCAGGCGTTGTCCGATTTATTGACGATTCAGGAAATCAAGGGTCGATTGGCGGGACTCAGTCTTGCCTACATCGGGGATGGAAACAACGTGGCCAACTCGCTCATCGAAGCGGGGGCCAAGATGGGGATGCGCGTGGTGGTCGGATGCCCGTCCGGCTATCAGCCGGATCAGCGAGTGGTCGATCGAGCACGGGTAGAAGGGCAAGCCACAGGTGCCTCCATCGAGGTGTTGGAGAATCCTCTCGTCGCGGTGAAGGAAGCGGATGTTCTGTATACCGACGTCTGGATCAGCATGGGCCGCGAACGGGAACAGACAAGACGATTGCGGACACTTGCCCCCTATCAGCTCAACAAACGGCTGCTGCAACGGGCGAAACCCGACGCCATCGTCATGCACTGCTTGCCGGCACATCGAGGTGAAGAAATTACAGCCGAGGTGTTGGACGGACCGCAGTCGGTGGTGATTGATCAAGCAGAAAATCGGTTGCACATGCAAAAGGCAATTTTGACTCAGTTGCTGAACCGAAAGAAAGGTACGCGATAA
- the lysA gene encoding diaminopimelate decarboxylase: MHSFEYHHGELYCEQVPVSRVAKELGTPCYIYSHETLVRHFHAYDGAFKNIPHVLAFAMKANSNLAILRLMAREGSGVDIVSGGELFRALKAGVPASKIVFAGVGKAPDEIRDALKADILMFNVESPAELHALSQVAAEVGKKARVALRINPDIDPKTHPYISTGLKKSKFGIAADRAVEDFSLAASMSHIDVVGVHAHIGSQLTDVTPFIEALKKVVSLVETLKGKGINIRYLNIGGGLGITYSDEKPPLPQDLSNAILPLVQGLNITLVMEPGRVIVGNAGILVTKAMYLKEGEAKSFIIVDAAMNDLIRPSLYGAYHEIRPVNEEAARRTRQTVDIVGPVCESGDFLAKDRSLPSVKPGELLAVMSAGAYGFVMASNYNSRPRVPEVLVKGGEFHVIRERETYDDLIKGETIPPFLREQV, translated from the coding sequence ATGCATAGCTTTGAGTATCACCACGGAGAGTTGTACTGCGAACAGGTACCGGTCAGTCGGGTAGCAAAGGAACTCGGTACGCCTTGCTACATCTATAGCCATGAGACGCTGGTCCGTCATTTTCATGCCTACGACGGGGCATTTAAGAATATTCCTCACGTCCTTGCGTTTGCGATGAAAGCCAATTCCAACCTCGCCATCTTGCGATTGATGGCCAGAGAAGGCAGCGGGGTTGATATCGTTTCAGGGGGAGAGTTGTTTCGCGCCTTGAAAGCCGGTGTCCCGGCCTCCAAGATCGTGTTTGCCGGAGTCGGGAAGGCTCCCGACGAAATTCGTGATGCGCTCAAAGCGGATATCCTGATGTTCAACGTGGAATCACCGGCTGAGCTGCATGCTCTCAGTCAAGTAGCCGCCGAAGTCGGCAAGAAAGCGCGCGTGGCGCTGCGAATCAATCCTGACATAGACCCGAAAACACATCCTTATATTTCCACCGGGCTCAAGAAAAGTAAATTCGGCATCGCGGCGGATCGGGCGGTGGAAGACTTCTCCCTCGCCGCGTCGATGAGCCATATCGACGTTGTAGGCGTCCATGCACATATCGGATCTCAGCTGACGGATGTCACGCCCTTCATTGAAGCCTTGAAAAAAGTCGTCAGTCTCGTCGAGACATTGAAAGGAAAAGGCATCAACATCCGTTATCTGAATATCGGAGGCGGGCTTGGTATCACGTACTCGGATGAAAAGCCGCCGTTACCTCAAGACCTCTCCAATGCGATCTTGCCGCTCGTGCAAGGGTTGAACATCACGCTCGTCATGGAGCCGGGGCGTGTCATCGTCGGGAATGCCGGAATCCTGGTCACAAAAGCCATGTATCTGAAAGAAGGAGAAGCGAAGAGCTTCATCATTGTCGACGCTGCGATGAACGATCTGATTCGGCCCAGCCTGTACGGAGCCTACCACGAGATACGCCCGGTGAATGAAGAAGCGGCTCGTCGGACCAGACAGACGGTGGATATTGTTGGGCCGGTCTGTGAATCCGGAGATTTTCTGGCGAAGGACCGGTCGCTGCCGAGCGTCAAGCCGGGTGAGTTGTTGGCAGTCATGAGCGCGGGGGCCTATGGCTTTGTGATGGCTTCCAATTACAACTCTCGGCCTCGTGTACCGGAAGTGCTCGTCAAAGGTGGAGAATTCCACGTCATCCGCGAGCGAGAAACGTACGACGACCTTATCAAAGGAGAGACGATTCCCCCGTTCTTACGCGAGCAGGTATGA